CGCTTCACGCGTGAAGTCGACCACCCCTACTTCCCGCTCGCGGTCGGGAGTGAGTGGGTGCTCGAGGGGGTGGAGGAGGGCACACCGATCCGGATCGAGATCACGGTGCTCGAGCGGACCGAGGTCGTGTCCGGCGTGGTCACGCGGGTCGTCGAGTCGGTGGAGTTCGAGGGCGGCGCGCTCGTCGAGATCTCCAACAACTACTTCGTGCAGGCCGAGGACGGCACGGTCTGCTACTGGGGCGAGGAGGTCGACAACTACGAGGACGGGGTGGTCGTCGACAACGAAGGCTCCTGGCGCGCGGACGAGCCGGGCCACGCGGGCGGGATCCTGATGCCGGGCGACGTCCGACCGCGCGTGCGCTTCTTCCAGGAGCGCGCGCCGGGGATCGCGGAGGACATGTCGGCGATCCTGGACGTGGAGCTGGAGGTGCAGCTGCCGATCGGGGAGCTCGAGGAGGTCGTCTGGGCGCGCGACTGGAACCCGCTCGAGGGGCAGTCGAGCGCGGACGGAGACGACAAGTGGTTCGCGCCCGGCTTCGGGCTGGTCGCGGACGGCGCGGCCCTGCGGGTGGAGTGAGCCTCAGGCTCCGTGGAGCGCGGTCATCTTCAGGTCGAATAGCATCCAGAACGCGACCTGCGGGTCGGTGCTGAAGAACGGGTGCGTACGGTCGCGGCGGTAGCGCTCCGGTCGACGCGCTTCGCTCGGGCGGTCCGGGTCGTCGAGGTTGATCAGGTGCATCGACCAGTCGTCGAAGCGGCGCCCCTGGATCAGCGAGTAGTCGACGAGGCGCACCTGATCGTGGCGCGCGTCCTTGACGATGCGCGCGAAGGTGTCGCTCACCGCGTCCCCCTCGCCCTCGAGCACCTGCATGAAGTGGCCGCCGCCGAAGCAGAGCAGCCCGGTGATCCCGTTCGCCTCGTTGTTCGGCTTCGCCGCGTCGAGGATCGCCATCGTGTCGCGGAGGGTCAGCTTGCGCGTCGCGCGGCTGACGTA
Above is a genomic segment from Sandaracinaceae bacterium containing:
- a CDS encoding BLUF domain-containing protein; this translates as MALSQLIYVSRATRKLTLRDTMAILDAAKPNNEANGITGLLCFGGGHFMQVLEGEGDAVSDTFARIVKDARHDQVRLVDYSLIQGRRFDDWSMHLINLDDPDRPSEARRPERYRRDRTHPFFSTDPQVAFWMLFDLKMTALHGA